A region of Thermobifida halotolerans DNA encodes the following proteins:
- a CDS encoding ABC transporter permease, translated as MRKLVAYRLALALPQLAAVSLVVFSLTYLIPGSPAAAILGAQATPERIEQVEAQLGLDRPALVRLVEWYAGAFQGDLGVSFATARPVTDMLLQRMPATLSLVFGGITVALLLGISLGALAGMRPGSALDRVVSSVTSVGLALPQFWAGLLLTLVFAVNLGWVPVIAYTPPGDDPLAWLHGLILPSLALGISAAALIARQTRTAMAEALSSRYVDTLTAAGVSRRRIVLRYGLKNAMVPVLATTGITFSILIGASFVVEKVFAFPGVGSLMLTSVIGKDFPVVQAGVLIIACLVITVNLFIDMGYGLLNPKARPQ; from the coding sequence ATGAGGAAGCTCGTCGCCTACCGCCTCGCACTCGCCCTGCCCCAACTGGCTGCCGTGTCGTTGGTCGTGTTCTCACTGACCTACCTCATCCCGGGCAGCCCCGCGGCGGCGATCCTCGGCGCGCAGGCGACACCGGAGCGGATCGAGCAGGTCGAGGCCCAGTTGGGCCTCGACCGCCCGGCCCTGGTGCGCCTGGTCGAGTGGTACGCGGGCGCCTTCCAGGGGGACCTCGGCGTCTCCTTCGCCACGGCCCGGCCGGTCACCGACATGCTCCTGCAGCGGATGCCCGCGACGCTGTCGCTGGTCTTCGGCGGGATCACCGTCGCACTGCTGCTGGGCATCAGCCTCGGCGCGCTCGCGGGCATGCGCCCCGGCAGCGCCCTGGACCGCGTGGTCTCCTCCGTGACGTCCGTCGGCCTGGCCCTCCCGCAGTTCTGGGCCGGTCTGCTGCTCACCCTGGTGTTCGCCGTGAACCTGGGGTGGGTGCCGGTGATCGCCTACACGCCGCCGGGCGACGACCCGCTGGCCTGGCTGCACGGGCTGATCCTGCCGTCGCTGGCCCTCGGCATCAGCGCGGCGGCGCTGATCGCCCGGCAGACCCGCACCGCGATGGCGGAGGCGCTCTCCTCGCGCTACGTCGACACCCTGACCGCCGCGGGGGTCTCCCGGCGGCGGATCGTGCTGCGCTACGGCCTGAAGAACGCGATGGTCCCGGTGCTGGCGACCACGGGCATCACCTTCAGCATCCTGATCGGCGCCAGCTTCGTGGTGGAGAAGGTCTTCGCCTTCCCCGGCGTGGGAAGCCTGATGCTGACCAGCGTGATCGGCAAGGACTTCCCCGTGGTCCAGGCCGGTGTGCTCATCATCGCCTGCCTGGTCATCACTGTGAACCTGTTCATCGACATGGGCTACGGCCTGCTCAACCCGAAGGCACGTCCGCAATGA